The window GCATACCGCGCGCTCGTCGCCTGCGAGCCGTACACGGTGGTACACGACCCCTTCGCGCCGTCGCGGATTGCCGCGTGACGTGCTCACGTGTGCACTCATTCCCGGGTGCCCGACGAGCTGCTGCAGGTGCCCGGCGGTCTCGTGACTTGCGACCGCGTCCGGCCCGGCACCCAGCACGGGCACGAGCACGCGTGCACGTGGCCCTTCCAGCCCGGGCACGACGTACACACCCCGTGCAATGCGCCGCAGGCGACGTCGCTTCACGCGATCGTCCAGCAGCGGCATGGGCATGCCGGCGGCGTGCAGCTGCCAGCGTGCGACGACGCCGTCCTGCGTCCGCGCCGTCCGCAGAACGAGTGCGTCGATGTCGATTCTGCTCATCAGGTTCTCCTGCGTGGAACGGGCAGCAGGTCACAGTGCGACGGCGCAACGTTGGCTCGAGTACTACCCGGTCAGCGCGCGCGTACTGGAACGGGCAGCAGTCCACAGCGCGACGGCGCAACACTGCCTCGAGTACTGCCCAGCCTGCCCGCGCGTACTGGAACGGGCAGCAGTGACCACAGCGCGACGGCGCAACGCTGTCTCGAGTACTACCCGGTCTGCCCGCGCGCGTACATGTCTTCTCGCGCCTCGGTCGCCGCCGGACGTCACCTGCACGACATCCTCGCGTCTGGCCGTCTCTGCACGGCCGGTTGCCGGCACCTCGGGATCACGCGAGCCGTCGCCATCCCCAATGCTTCTGCCCCACCACGCGACACGCGCTGCAGTGCGCGCCAGCCTTTGTATCGCCATGGGGCCACCTGCCCTGCAGTGCGCCACGCGCGGCCCCGTCGGAAAACCGTTTGGCGCGCTATCGGGCGCTATGCCCGGGAGCACTCCACGCGGTACCGGCTGCCCGGCGTCTGGCGCGTTATCGGGCGGCCCGCCGGTGCGCCGTCCTGCGCTCCCGGCGGACGCAACCGATTCGAGAGAGAACAGCCCCCAGGCCCAAGCCGCGGCTCAACGCCTGTTGCACCTCCGACCCCTCGATCGTCCAGACGTGGACCCGATCGGAGCAAACGCACCGAGGAGAGCACCATGTTATTCGACGATGTCGCAGGGGCTGCCGGGCGGCGACGCGAGCAGGCGGCGTTCGCCGTCTCCGTCGTTTACCTCTGGGTAACGATGATTCTGCTCGGCGCAGTCGTGCTCGAGACGTTCATGGTCTATCCGAACATTCTCGTGGATCCGCCCGCATCGCTGGAGACGGCGCTTGCATTCATGCGCGTGTCAGGGCCCAGCGACTTCTTTCCGCCGCTCGGCTTCCTGTCGTGGGTTGCGGGCGTGGCTGCGGCGCTGCTTGCCTGGCGGGTGAAGGACGCGCGCTGGTGGGTGCTCGGCAGTGTCGCGCTGATGCTGGCCGATGGACTGTTCTCGATGCTCTTTCACTGGCCGCGCAATACGATCCTCTTCGTCGAGGGCGCTGCCGTGCATTCTGCCGAGCTGCTGCGGGCCACCGCCGCCGAGTTTCAGCGACTGCACTGGTCGCGGCTGGTGTTCACCGCGGGAGCAGCGCTGGCGATGTTCGTGGGTGTGTTGCGACTGCACCGGCACCGTCTGCTCCGGTGGTGGAGCTCACGTTCAGCTGCCGCGATCTGATCCTGCGCCTGACGTTGCGATGTGACCCCCGGCGCCTGACGTGATGCAGCACCCGGCGGCTGCGCCGTGCCCCGCCGGACTGCGGTCGACCTACGCCCCGTCCATGCCGCGATGCCGCGCGGCAGAACCCGACTGACCGTCGGCACCCGAAACCCCGGCCCGCACCTGGATGCGGTCCTGCTCGGCGTCGAACTGTTCCCAGATGCGCTCGATGTCCGCGGGCGAGACGTGCACGGGGGTGCCGGCCAGGATGCCGGTGACATGGCGGAAGGGCCGGCCGATGTGCATTCCGTCGGCGTCGATGGTGAACTCGCGGATGTCCTTGTCGTGGACGGAGCCGCGCATCTTGAGCACGGTGAGGCCGCGCTTCATCTCGCCGAAGGCTTCCACGTAGCGGAGCAGGATGATGGAGTCGGTGAGCGTGGAGATGTGCGTCTCCGTGATGGAGGAGCCGCCCATCAGCGCGGGCGTGGTCGACGTGAAGAGGCCGGTGATCTCCTGGTGCTTGATGAACGACGAGATGCCGATCACGAATTCGCGGAACGCCTTGATGCTGCCGCCGCGCTCCAGTGCGGACAGGCTGTCGAGTGCGACGCGCTTCGGCCGGAACTCCTCGATGATCGCGCGGATGCGGACCAGCCAGTCCTCCAGGCCCGCGACCTCCGGGTAGTCGCAGATCACGCGCAGCATGCCGTCCTGCTCCATCTGCTCGAAATCCATGCCCCAGCCGCGCGCGTTGCGGAAGAGCTGGTCACGGCTCTCCTCGAAGGCGAGCAGGAGGCAGCGCTCACCGGCTGCCGCACCGCCGGCGAGGAACTGCGTCACGGTGAGCGTCTTGCCGGTTCCGGTCGCGCCGGAAACGAGGATCACGGAGTCGCGGAAGAAGCCGCCGCCGCACATGCGATCGAGGTCGGGATCGCCGGAGGAGATGCGCACGTCCGAGGACTTCTGGCGCAGCTGGATCGACGACAGCGGGATCACGACGATGCCTTCGCCGTTGACGATCGTCAGCGGGAACTCGCCCTTCTGGTGATCGGTGCCGCGGAACTTCAGGATCTCGATCGTGCGCCGCCGCTTCTCCTCGTCGAGCACGTTGCGCAGCACCATCACGTTGTCGGCGATGAACTCCTCGACGCCGAAGCGCGCGATCGGACCGTAATCGTCCGTGCGCTCCGCGGTCATCACGGCCGTCACGCCCATCTGCTTGAGGGCCGAGGCGATGCGGAACAGCTCGCGCCGGACCAGCGCCTGGTCACCGAACTGGCTGAACATTGCGCCCAGCGAATCGATCGACACGCGCTTCGCATCGACTCGCCTCACCGCGTTCTCGACGCGGGCGAGGAGCGCGCCCAGGTCGAAGGCGCCGCTCTCGATGATTTCCGTCTGCGGGTCCGGCGACGCATCCACGATCGCGAGGCTGCCGTCCTTCTCCCACTGCTCCAGGTCCCAGCCGAAGCTGCGCATGTTCTGGCAGATGTCGCCCGGCGACTCCTCGAACGTGACGAACACACCGTTCTCGCCACCCGAGATACCCGCGGCGAGGAACTGCGTCGCGAACACCGTCTTGCCGCTCCCTGCCGTGCCCGACAGCAGCGTCGTCCGGCTCTTCGGCAGCCCGCCCTCGGCGATCAGGTCGAAACTCCGGATCCCTGTCGGCAGCTTCTGCACCGAACCGACGGTCCCTGCTGCGTTCATCATTGCTGCTCCGTGACTGCTTGGTCAGTTGCCTCGGGCCAGACATCCAGCCCCAGCAGAACCTTCTCGCGATCCGACAAGTCGCCGATGACGCGTCGGAGTGGAGGCGGCAGGCGTTTGATCAGGGTGGGCGTCGCCAGGATCTTCTCGTCCTCGGCGAGCTGCGGATGCTCGAGCACGTCCACGATCTGCAGATCGTACTCACCGTTCAGCTCCGCTTCACAGATGCGCCGCAGATTCGCGATCGCATGCTCCGCCCGCGGCGTTTTGCCCGTCACATAGAGCTTCAGAAGGTATCTCGCCAGAATCGGCTCCTTTCGCGGCGCCGGGATGGCGCTGTGACCCGGGCGGAATGCGGGCGGCGCGGGCTCGACCTGAGCTCGAGCGTTGTTCGCTGGCATCGACGCCGGAGACGGCTCGGCGCGGGCTCGATCCTGAGCTCGAGCGCTGGTCGGCGGGCATCGAACCGGAGCCGGTCAGGCGCGGCTCAACGCCGAACTCGAGCGCTGTTCGCTGGCATCGACGCGGGGACGTCTCGGCGTGCGTGAACCGTTATCGTCGCACATTCCCGGCCAGCGCGCCACCCGTCCACCCGTCCACCCGTCCACCCGTCCACCCGTCGCCCCGCCTAACGTCCACCAACCCCCGTCGGCCACCGCCCCCCGCGCAGACTGGCGTGGCCCATGCACTGCACGCCGGCATGGAGGACGGCACACGGCGCGAGCCGCAGGACAGCGATGGCCGGACCGCGGTCGGCAACGGCGAGAACGGTCGCCTGCGCGTCATCATCGACCAGGTGGCGGACGGAATCGTCATCGTCGATGTCGACGGAGTGATCCAGTTCGTCAACGCCGCGGCCGAAACACTGTTCGGGCGCACTGCAGATGCGCTCATCGGGAGCGAGCTCGGGTTCCCCGTGGTCCCCGACGAGTCGACGGAGATCGAGGTCCTGCGGCCCGCCGCGGAAGCGGTCGTCGCCGAGCTGCGCGCCGTCGAGATCGACTGGGACGAGCAGCCCGCGCTCCTGATCTCGCTCCGCGACGTGACGCACCGCCACCGGGCGGAGCAGCAGGCGCGGGAGCTCGAGCGCGAGCAGGCGGCACGCGCGGCCGCGCAGGCCGCCGAGGAGCGCTACCGTCGCCTGGCGGCCGAAAAGGCCGCACTCGCGGACGAGAACGCGCTCCTCCTCCAGCACGCGCAGGCGGCCAGCCGCGCGAAATCCGAGTTCCTGGCCGTGGTCTCACACGAGCTGCGTACGCCGCTCAACGCCGTGATCGGCTACACCGACCTCCTCGCCTCGGGCATTTCCGGTCCGATCACGGAAACGCAGCGCGTGCAGCTCGAGCGCATCCGGGCCAGCTCACGTCACCTGCTGGAAGTGGTGGACGACATTCTGACGTTCTCGCGACTGGAGGCCGGCCGCGAGGAGCTCCGTGTCGAGCCGGTGGAGTACGGCCAGCTCGCCGAGGATGCAGCAGCACTGGTGCAGGCGATTGCCGACGAAAAGGGGATCCCGGTCGAGGTCCGCACGCCGTCGCAGCCGTGTCCAGGCGAAACGGACAGCCGCAAGGTGCGCCAGATCCTGCTCAACCTGCTGTCCAACTCCGTGAAGTTCACGGAGCGTGGCCATGTGCGCATCGAGGCCGAGGCGGACGGCGAGGACGTCGTGTTCCGGGTGAGCGACACAGGGATGGGCATACCCGCCGCGCACCTGGAGGACATCTGGGAGCCCTTCTGGCAGGTCGAGGATGCCCACACCCGTCGGGCGGGCGGCACCGGCCTGGGGCTGAGCGTGGTGCGCCGTCTCAGCCGCTTGATGGGCGGCGGAGTGAGCGTGCGGAGCAGTCAGGGTGAAGGCAGCACGTTCACCGTCCGGCTGCCGCGCAAGGTGCGGAGCGACGGCCGGAGCGACGGGCGAAGCGACGCTGCTGGGCGGGAGTGAGCCGCGCCAAATCGCACCGATTCGCACGCCCACAATAGAGGCCCGCAACGTCGACTCGCTGCGGGCTTCGATGTTGTCGGACGCGCCGCCTCGGTGAAAAAAAAGGCCCGCAACGATCACTCGCTGCGGGCTTCGACATTGTCCGGCGCGGCGCTCGCCGATCCTCATCTCCTCGCCATGTTCAACCTATAACGCGCCCGGGGGCTTGCGGCAAGCCGACGTGCATGCGCGACCGTTCGCGGTCGAAACGGGACCCATGCGAACGGCGCCATGAGGAAAGCGGATGGCGGGATACGTCCAGCAGCTCGAAGAGCTCGATCGCGAACATGTGGCGCTGGTCGGCGGCAAGGCCGCACAGCTGGGTGAGCTCGCCCGCATCGACGGGATCCGGGTTCCCGCAGGGTTCTGTGTGACGACGGACGCGTTCCGCAGGGTCATCGCGGGTGCGCCGGCCATCGCTGTTCGGATCGCGCAACTGGCGCAGCTCGCGCCGGCTGATCAGCAGGCGGCGCGTGAGCTCGCCGCTGACCTCCGGCGCGCGATCGAGGCCACCCCGATTCCCGACGACGTCGCCCGCACGATTCTGCGCGCGCTCGAAACACTCGGTGAACGCGTCGCCTGCGCGGTTCGCTCGAGCGCGACGGCGGAGGACCTCCCGACCGCCTCGTTCGCCGGTCAGCAGGACACGTTTCTGAACGTCGTCGGGCCGGACGCCATCCTCGAGCGCGTGCGCCAGTGCTGGGCGTCGCTCTTCACCGAACGAGCGGTGACCTACCGCATGCGCAACGGCTTCGACCATCGCGCCGTGCGCATGGCAGTGATCGTCCAGCGCATGGTCGAGCCGGATGGCGCGGGTGTCCTGTTCACTGCGGATCCTGTCAACGGCAACCGGACGATCACTGCGATCGAGGCGTGCTATGGACTGGGTGAGGCGCTGGTGTCCGGACTGGTCCACGCCGACATGTACCGGGTGCGCAACGGCGCCGTGATCACCAGCACGATCGCCACCAAGCCCGTCGCACTGGTGGCCGCGTCCGGCGGCGGCACGCGGGAGCACGCGGTCGAGCCGGAGCGGCAGACCGCGCCGGTGCTGAGTGATTCGCAGATCATGCACCTGGAGCAGCTAGGCCGCCGCATCGACGCGCATTTCGGCACTCCGCAGGACATCGAATGGTGCGTCGCCGGTGATCAGCTCCACATCCTGCAGAGTCGCCCGATCACCACGCTCTTTCCGATCCCCGAGGCCGAAGACGACCAGAACCACGTTTACGTTTCGGTCGGCCATCAGCAGATGATGACCGACGCGATGAAGCCGCTCGGTCTTTCCGTGTGGCAGCTCACGACACCACGTCCCATGGCGGAGGCGGGTGGCAGGCTGTTCGTCGACGTGACCACGATCCTCGCGTCGCCGACCAGTCGCGACTCGCTCATGCAGGCGCTCGGCAAGTCCGACCCACTGATCGGCGACGCCATGCGGACGCTGCTCGACCGTGGCGACTTCATTGCGACGCTGCCGCACGACGCGCCTGACGCGCCGGTCGTGCGCGGCACACCCGCCTCCGGCGACGCCGCCCGTCTGACCGACATGGACGCCGCAACCGTGCGCGAGCTGATCGCGCGCAACGAAGCATCCGTCGCTGCACTGAAGCGTGACATT of the Longimicrobiales bacterium genome contains:
- a CDS encoding DUF1772 domain-containing protein; the protein is MLFDDVAGAAGRRREQAAFAVSVVYLWVTMILLGAVVLETFMVYPNILVDPPASLETALAFMRVSGPSDFFPPLGFLSWVAGVAAALLAWRVKDARWWVLGSVALMLADGLFSMLFHWPRNTILFVEGAAVHSAELLRATAAEFQRLHWSRLVFTAGAALAMFVGVLRLHRHRLLRWWSSRSAAAI
- the kaiB gene encoding circadian clock protein KaiB, coding for MPANNARAQVEPAPPAFRPGHSAIPAPRKEPILARYLLKLYVTGKTPRAEHAIANLRRICEAELNGEYDLQIVDVLEHPQLAEDEKILATPTLIKRLPPPLRRVIGDLSDREKVLLGLDVWPEATDQAVTEQQ
- the rph gene encoding rifamycin-inactivating phosphotransferase, which gives rise to MAGYVQQLEELDREHVALVGGKAAQLGELARIDGIRVPAGFCVTTDAFRRVIAGAPAIAVRIAQLAQLAPADQQAARELAADLRRAIEATPIPDDVARTILRALETLGERVACAVRSSATAEDLPTASFAGQQDTFLNVVGPDAILERVRQCWASLFTERAVTYRMRNGFDHRAVRMAVIVQRMVEPDGAGVLFTADPVNGNRTITAIEACYGLGEALVSGLVHADMYRVRNGAVITSTIATKPVALVAASGGGTREHAVEPERQTAPVLSDSQIMHLEQLGRRIDAHFGTPQDIEWCVAGDQLHILQSRPITTLFPIPEAEDDQNHVYVSVGHQQMMTDAMKPLGLSVWQLTTPRPMAEAGGRLFVDVTTILASPTSRDSLMQALGKSDPLIGDAMRTLLDRGDFIATLPHDAPDAPVVRGTPASGDAARLTDMDAATVRELIARNEASVAALKRDIASRSGPALLDFILDDLQGELKRHLFDPTSHQAIMAGMGATWWLNEKLEEWLGEKNAADTLTQSAPNNVTSEMGLALLDVADAIRPHPQVVAFLEQVDDDSFLDELPKLSGGDTARDAIRSWLDRFGMRCVGEIDITRPRFAERPAALLPTILGHIENFEPGEATRRFRQGERAARAKEQEVLERLRALPDGEQKAAETKRMIDQVRTFAGYREYPKYGMISRYFVYRQALLQEGERLVQRGALRALDDLYFLRFDELHDAVRTQRADYELIRKRRDAYRSYKSLTPPRVLTSEGEAVTGSYRRDDVPAGALAGLAVSAGSIEGRARVVLDIGNADLEPGDILVTAYTDPSWTPLFVSIEGLVTEVGGLMTHGAVIAREYGLPAVVGVENATRLIRDGQRIRVNGTDGYVEILADR
- a CDS encoding PAS domain-containing sensor histidine kinase, translating into MAHALHAGMEDGTRREPQDSDGRTAVGNGENGRLRVIIDQVADGIVIVDVDGVIQFVNAAAETLFGRTADALIGSELGFPVVPDESTEIEVLRPAAEAVVAELRAVEIDWDEQPALLISLRDVTHRHRAEQQARELEREQAARAAAQAAEERYRRLAAEKAALADENALLLQHAQAASRAKSEFLAVVSHELRTPLNAVIGYTDLLASGISGPITETQRVQLERIRASSRHLLEVVDDILTFSRLEAGREELRVEPVEYGQLAEDAAALVQAIADEKGIPVEVRTPSQPCPGETDSRKVRQILLNLLSNSVKFTERGHVRIEAEADGEDVVFRVSDTGMGIPAAHLEDIWEPFWQVEDAHTRRAGGTGLGLSVVRRLSRLMGGGVSVRSSQGEGSTFTVRLPRKVRSDGRSDGRSDAAGRE
- the kaiC gene encoding circadian clock protein KaiC, with protein sequence MMNAAGTVGSVQKLPTGIRSFDLIAEGGLPKSRTTLLSGTAGSGKTVFATQFLAAGISGGENGVFVTFEESPGDICQNMRSFGWDLEQWEKDGSLAIVDASPDPQTEIIESGAFDLGALLARVENAVRRVDAKRVSIDSLGAMFSQFGDQALVRRELFRIASALKQMGVTAVMTAERTDDYGPIARFGVEEFIADNVMVLRNVLDEEKRRRTIEILKFRGTDHQKGEFPLTIVNGEGIVVIPLSSIQLRQKSSDVRISSGDPDLDRMCGGGFFRDSVILVSGATGTGKTLTVTQFLAGGAAAGERCLLLAFEESRDQLFRNARGWGMDFEQMEQDGMLRVICDYPEVAGLEDWLVRIRAIIEEFRPKRVALDSLSALERGGSIKAFREFVIGISSFIKHQEITGLFTSTTPALMGGSSITETHISTLTDSIILLRYVEAFGEMKRGLTVLKMRGSVHDKDIREFTIDADGMHIGRPFRHVTGILAGTPVHVSPADIERIWEQFDAEQDRIQVRAGVSGADGQSGSAARHRGMDGA